Part of the Pseudomonas sp. ADAK13 genome is shown below.
GATCAATAATCGCTCGATCACCCAGGCCAGCGCGGCCACCACCAGCGGTGCGATCAGCAGCGCCAGCCAGAAGCTGCCGGTGAGACTGACGGCGGTGTAGCAGATGTAGGCGCCCAGTAAAAAGAACGCACCGTGGGCGAAATTGACGAAGTTCAGCAGGCCGAAAATGATCGTCAAGCCGACCGCGATCAGGAAGTAAATCATCCCAAGGCCCAGGCCGTTGAGAATCTGGAACAGGTAAAGATTGAGCATGCAGGAACCCTCGGCAGGCGGCCGCGTGAGCGGCCCTGCGCTGTGTCACCAGTAGATTTTCAGCAGATCAGCCGAGCACGCAGCCCGTGGCTTCCACCGGCGGGAACGACTGGCCGGCGCTGAGCACCTTGGCCAGGTCGTCCTTGTCGGCCATGTCGCCTGCCGCCTTGCCCACCAGCAGGTAGTAATCCTTGATCACCTGATGGTCGCCGGCGCGGATCGATTCCTTGCCGGTGGGGCCTTCGTAGCTCAGGCCCTGCATGGCCTTGGCCACGGTCGGCCCGTCGAAACTGCCGGTGGAGATGATGGTTTCCAGCATGACCTTGGTGCTGATGTAGTCCGCGGCCAGCGGGTAGGTCGGGTTGATGCCGTACTTGGCCTTGGTCAGTTTCACCAGGTCTCGGTTGAGCGGGGTGTCGACCTGATGCCAGTACTGCGCGCCGAGGTACACGCCTTCCAGTACGTCGCTGCCCAGCTCCTGGAACTGGTCGAGGCCGGCGGACCATACCAGCAGCACTTTCATGCGTTCCTTGATACCGAAGTTCACCGCCTGGCGCAGGGTGTTGGACGACTGGCTGCCGAAGTTCAGCAGTACCAGTACGTCGGGTTTGGCGGCGATGGCATTGGTCAGGTAGCCGGAGAATTCCTGTTCCTGCAGCGAGTGGTAGCTGTTGCCGGCGTGTTCCAGGCCATGTTCGGCCAGGACCGATTTGGCACCTTCGAGCAGGGCTTCGCCGAACACATATTGTGGGGTGATGGTGTACCAGCGCTTGGCGTCCGGCAGCAGCTTGATCAGCGGCACGAGGGTTTCGCGGATCGCGCCATAGGTGGGGACTGACCAGCGGAAGGTGGCGCTGTTGCAGTCCTTGCCGGTGACCTCGTCGGCGCCCACCGGGGTCATGAACACGCCGCCGGCCTTGCTCACTTCCTTGGCGACGGCGAGTGCCGAAGACGACAGGGTGCAGCCCTGGAAGAAGCGTGCACCGTCCTGCTGGATCGCTTCCTGGACCTTGCGCACGGCCTTGCCGGCGTTGCCTTCGGTGTCGATCACCTTGTAGTTCAGCGGGCGACCGAGCAACTCGGGGTGTTGTTCTACCGCGAGGCGTGAACCCATGTCGGCAAATTTGCCATAACTGGCAAAGGCGCCAGACATGGACTTGAGGCCGTAAAAGGTAAAGGGCTCGGCGGCGAATGCCGAGCGCACACCCAGCGGGAGGCTGAGAGCGGCTGCGGCGGTGAGACTGGCTTTCAACAACGTACGACGCTGCATGGGGTGACTCCCTGGATTAGTTATTGGCAGGAGTGGCAATGGCGATACGGTGGAGCACGGCCTGTGGGCAGGCCTTTTATTTGGTTTTTTGGGGGGTGTCAGTGGTTGTGGTCGAACTCCAGCAGAAAGTGCGGGCTGACTTCGCCTTCTAGTGCGGTCATGTGGTGTTCGGCGTCGCACATGTGTTCGTGCATCAGGCTGCGTACGGTGGCTTCATCTTCGGCCCGGAAGGCGATCAGCAGTTGCTTGTGGTAGTCGAGGTTGGCGGCGTCGAATTGCTTGCGCTTGGGCTTGTAGGCTTTTTTCAGCACCACCAGGTCGCGCAATAAGTCGTTGAGGAACTGCGCCATGAAACTCAGCAGCGGGTTGGGGCAGGCCTTGGCCAGCAGGTTGTGGAATTCCAGTTCGGCGATGCGTTGTTCGCGTTGGCCGGCTTCGCTGTCTTCGGGTGCGCTGCAAAAATCGACATTGTCCTGGAGGGCGCGGTAGTCGTCTTCGCTCAGGCGGCCCAGCACGGAGACGGCGAGTTCGACTTCGATGACTTTGCGCAGTTGGTAGACCTGTTCGCCGTCCAGGTGCTGGAAGTGCAGGTAGTTGCGCAGGGCGCGGCTGGCGGGTTCGGTGCCGGCCTGGTTGAGGTAGGCCCCGCCGCTGGGGCCGGTGCGGGTGTTGACCAGGCCTTCGACTTCCAGCGCCTTGAGGGCTTCGCGGGCGGAGCCTTTGGAGCACTGGAAGCTTTCCATCAACTCGCGTTCGGTGGGCAAGCGGTCGCCGGGCTTCAGGGCATCGGTGACGATGGAGCGCTTGACCGACTCGACGATCACGTCGGAGAGCTTCTGGCGTTTGCGGCGCAACGGGCGGCTTAGCATGGTGTGTGATTGATCCTATTAATGCGGATTAATAGTACTTAATAGGGGTTTGGGGTGGGGCGTCAACGGAGGGGGTCGCTTTTGGTTTGGATGGGTCGTAAATGGGGTGGGTGTGTATATCCGTTGCTGCGGTCAGGGCCGCTATGGGTTCCGCTCTTACAGCGGCTCACTTTTGAAAAGCGCAAAAGTAAGCAAAAGGCTCTTGCCCCACCACTCGGCACCTCGCTAATGCTCGGTGTGCCCTCACTCCGGCATTACTACGCGGGCCGCCGCGACGGGGCGTCCCTGCCCCGTCGCGGCTAAACCGGCGTCCTGCCGGTTTACCCGCTCCGTACTACCTGCGTTCGGCCAGCGTGGTTTAACGGGGCGCCTAAGATCAAGATCAAAAGCAGATCAACAGCACAGCGGCCTACAGGCCGGCTTGAGTGGTGTGAAGCAAAGGCAAGATCAAAATCTAAAGCCAGAGCGGGCACGGTCAAAAATGTGGGAGCTGGCTTGCCTGCGATGCAGACAACTCGGTACATCAGACACACCGAGGTGATGCCATCGCAGGCAAGCCAGCTCCCACAAAAAAGCAGAGCTGCATCAGTTTCAGATTTGGCTTTCGCTTTGGCTTTTGCTCTGGCTTCTACCACTCAAGCCGGCCTGTAGGCCGCTGTGCTCTTGCTTTTGATCTTGATCTGACTGCCCCAATAAGCCCGAGGCCGAACGTAGGGATTGAGGAGCGGGTAAACCGGCAGGACGCCGGTTTAGCCGCGACGGGGCAGGGACGCCCCGTCGC
Proteins encoded:
- a CDS encoding ABC transporter substrate-binding protein, whose product is MQRRTLLKASLTAAAALSLPLGVRSAFAAEPFTFYGLKSMSGAFASYGKFADMGSRLAVEQHPELLGRPLNYKVIDTEGNAGKAVRKVQEAIQQDGARFFQGCTLSSSALAVAKEVSKAGGVFMTPVGADEVTGKDCNSATFRWSVPTYGAIRETLVPLIKLLPDAKRWYTITPQYVFGEALLEGAKSVLAEHGLEHAGNSYHSLQEQEFSGYLTNAIAAKPDVLVLLNFGSQSSNTLRQAVNFGIKERMKVLLVWSAGLDQFQELGSDVLEGVYLGAQYWHQVDTPLNRDLVKLTKAKYGINPTYPLAADYISTKVMLETIISTGSFDGPTVAKAMQGLSYEGPTGKESIRAGDHQVIKDYYLLVGKAAGDMADKDDLAKVLSAGQSFPPVEATGCVLG
- a CDS encoding FadR/GntR family transcriptional regulator, producing the protein MLSRPLRRKRQKLSDVIVESVKRSIVTDALKPGDRLPTERELMESFQCSKGSAREALKALEVEGLVNTRTGPSGGAYLNQAGTEPASRALRNYLHFQHLDGEQVYQLRKVIEVELAVSVLGRLSEDDYRALQDNVDFCSAPEDSEAGQREQRIAELEFHNLLAKACPNPLLSFMAQFLNDLLRDLVVLKKAYKPKRKQFDAANLDYHKQLLIAFRAEDEATVRSLMHEHMCDAEHHMTALEGEVSPHFLLEFDHNH